The Melitaea cinxia chromosome 24, ilMelCinx1.1, whole genome shotgun sequence genome window below encodes:
- the LOC123665755 gene encoding agrin yields the protein MEVKSHFLATAAFIIIAASWCDGARDASCPRICGPTLQGEPVCATDGYIYPSLCEMRKKTCGKGVRLAQDQGTCSRAQGSKCEHRCTAERDPVCGTNGRTYLNRCMLQVEICRVGIGLSHLGACNNISAHRENCPVDCSQAPFDGPICGSDGNVYKSTCQMKLLTCGQGVVKTSKKHCQTTRHCRESCWRASRPTCGSDGKLYANACRMKATNCGKHVFEVPMAFCVSQERTSGGDSCPTDCSGHKEKLVCGSDENIYRNECEMKMLNCGVSNRKIVKKVDMEKCKSKISKCHKVKCPAEADPVCGTDANVYTNPCYLKVATCLKGVQLAHFGNCTLLPRMETDCPESCDNAVEQPLCGSDGNVYRSECELRKLTCGQHVVPVSAAHCRTTALCHEECPDTPAFVCGSDNRFYKNECIMKKENCGKHVFVVPLKRCLARFQYAGCARVCSPEYDPVCGTDDKTYSNRCFLEMENCRSRSLVSLKHLGTCTDPIAEEPKNYLYR from the exons CGGCATCGTGGTGTGATGGAGCCAGAGACGCATCATGTCCCCGTATCTGCGGCCCCACTCTGCAAGGAGAACCGGTGTGCGCTACTGATGGCTACATCTACCCTTCGCTTTGTGAGATGAGAAAGAAGACATGTGGAAAAG GCGTAAGATTAGCTCAAGACCAAGGCACCTGTTCTCGCGCACAAGGTTCGAAGTGCGAGCATCGTTGTACCGCAGAGCGGGATCCTGTATGCGGTACTAACGGTCGGACTTACCTGAACAGGTGTATGCTGCAGGTTGAAATATGCAG AGTCGGCATCGGCTTATCTCATTTGGGAGCTTGTAACAACATAAGCGCACACAGAGAGAATTGCCCAGTTGACTGCTCGCAGGCACCGTTCGACGGACCTATTTGTGGTTCCGACGGCAACGTTTACAAGAGCACTTGCCAGATGAAGCTGCTCACTTGCGG GCAAGGTGTCGTAAAAACCAGTAAGAAACATTGTCAAACTACACGTCACTGCCGCGAGTCCTGCTGGAGAGCGTCACGACCAACCTGCGGGTCTGATGGAAAGTTATACGCGAATGCTTGTAGGATGAAGGCAACGAATTGCGG caAACACGTCTTCGAAGTGCCGATGGCGTTCTGTGTGTCACAAGAACGCACTTCTGGTGGCGACTCGTGTCCTACGGATTGTTCGGGACACAAGGAAAAATTGGTCTGCGGATCGGATGAGAACATTTATAGGAACGAGTGTGAGATGAAAATGCTTAACTGTGG TGTAAGTAACAGAAAGATTGTGAAAAAGGTCGATATGGAGAAGTGTAAGTCGAAGATAAGCAAGTGTCACAAAGTTAAGTGTCCCGCTGAAGCTGATCCCGTTTGTGGTACAGATGCCAACGTATATACCAACCCTTGCTACTTGAAGGTTGCTACTTGCCT TAAGGGCGTTCAGTTGGCGCACTTCGGTAACTGCACGTTGCTGCCCAGGATGGAGACAGACTGTCCTGAAAGCTGCGATAATGCCGTGGAACAGCCCCTCTGTGGATCTGACGGAAATGTTTACAG ATCAGAATGCGAGCTTCGTAAGCTAACATGTGGTCAGCACGTAGTCCCAGTATCCGCAGCGCATTGCAGAACAACAGCACTCTGTCACGAAGAATGTCCAGACACACCTGCTTTTGTGTGTGGTTCTGATAACAGATTCTATAAGAATGAGTGCATTATGAAAAAGGAAAACTGTGG TAAGCACGTCTTCGTTGTACCTCTCAAGCGCTGCCTAGCGCGGTTCCAGTATGCAGGATGCGCGCGCGTCTGTTCACCAGAGTACGACCCCGTCTGCGGTACCGATGATAAGACTTACTCCAACCGATGCTTCTTGGAGATGGAGAATTGTCGATCTCG GAGTCTTGTCTCACTGAAACATTTGGGAACATGCACGGATCCCATCGCAGAGGAACCGAAGAACTACTTATATCGATAA